In one window of Bos taurus isolate L1 Dominette 01449 registration number 42190680 breed Hereford chromosome 4, ARS-UCD2.0, whole genome shotgun sequence DNA:
- the TAS2R5 gene encoding LOW QUALITY PROTEIN: taste receptor type 2 member 5 (The sequence of the model RefSeq protein was modified relative to this genomic sequence to represent the inferred CDS: inserted 4 bases in 2 codons) has protein sequence MPSSILGLLMLVAVAESLIGLIGNGVLVVWSFGECLRTFRASSYNLIVLGLAVCQLLLQWLIMVDSSLFVLFQSSHWLRWLSVFRVLVSQVSLWFASFLSVFYCRKIMTVEHPVSLWLKQKALXLSCWCFLVYFTIHLLLTVRGSLDFSSPSQGNSSILFPISNWHYICILQLNTESMMPFTMFPVSSGLLXVSLYRRYRKMKVHTAGRRDAQAKAHITVLKSLGCFLVLYMVYILASPFSISSKTFPADLFTVFISETLMATYPFLHSVILIMGNPRMKQACQRILWKTVCA, from the exons ATGCCCTCTTCTATCCTAGGACTGCTGATGCTGGTGGCAGTAGCTGAATCTCTCATTGGCCTCATTGGAAATGGAGTTCTTGTGGTCTGGAGTTTCGGAGAATGTCTCCGAACGTTCAGGGCGTCCTCGTATAACCTCATTGTCCTGGGCCTGGCGGTCTGTCAGTTGCTTCTACAATGGTTGATTATGGTGGACTCAAGTCTGTTCGTGCTTTTCCAGAGCAGCCATTGGCTTCGCTGGCTCAGTGTCTTCAGGGTTCTGGTAAGCCAGGTCAGCCTGTGGTTTGCGAGTTTTCTCAGTGTCTTCTATTGTAGGAAGATCATGACCGTTGAACACCCTGTCTCTTTGTGGCTGAAGCAGAAGGCGTT CCTGAGTTGCTGGTGCTTTCTGGTGTACTTCACGATCCATTTGTTACTTACAGTCAGGGGTAGCTTAGACTTCTCCAGTCCTTCCCAAGGAAACAGCAGCATCTTATTCCCCATTTCAAACTGgcactatatatgtatattacagcTCAATACAGAAAGTATGATGCCTTTCACGATGTTTCCTGTTTCCTCTGGGCTGCT TGTCTCTTTGTATAGACGCTACAGGAAGATGAAGGTCCATACAGCCGGCAGAAGAGATGCTCAGGCCAAGGCTCATATCACTGTCCTGAAGTCCTTGGGCTGTTTCCTTGTACTTTACATGGTCTACATCCTGGCCAGCCCCTTCTCCATCAGCTCCAAGACTTTTCCTGCAGATCTCTTCACTGTCTTCATCTCTGAGACACTCATGGCCACCTACCCTTTTCTTCATTCTGTCATACTGATCATGGGGAACCCCAGGATGAAGCAGGCATGTCAGAGAATCCTGTGGAAGACTGTATGTGCTTGA